In Sporichthyaceae bacterium, the genomic stretch AACGTCGCCGCCGCCGCACCGGCGGTCGCCTGCTTCTCCGGGGTGAAGAACACATAGGAGGCCAGGGCGACCTGGAACAGTCCGTCAGCGGCCTGGGAAGCCAACCGGGGCGCGTACAACTTCCGAAAGTCGGCATGGGCGACAACAGCCCTGAAGTCGGAAGTGAACGACACGCTTTCGAGGCTAGGTCGGTGCATCGTGGCCCGCAGGGCGAACGCGGAAGCTCGTTCCCCGGCCGGCCGAATCGTGACGGCTGCATGCCATGTCGGTGACATTTGCCGGTGCAAAACAGAGCCCGACCCCGGTAAGGGGTCGGGCCGTGTCCGGTGATCAGGGGTGCGGCCTAGCGGTCGACCTGACCGGCGATGAACGCCTCGACCGCGCGGTGGCACACGTCGTCGGCGTACTGCTCCGGCGGGGACTTCATGAAGTAGCTGGACGCCGACAGCAGCGGCCCGCCGATGCCGCGGTCCAGTGCGATCTTGGCCGCGCGGATGGCGTCGATGATCACACCCGCGGAGTTGGGGGAGTCCCAGACCTCGAGCTTGTACTCCAGGTTCAGCGGGGTGTCACCGAAGGAGCGACCCTCCAGCCGCACGTACGCCCACTTGCGGTCGTCCAGCCACGGCACGTGGTCACTCGGGCCGATGTGCACGTCGGCGTTGCGCATCTCGTGCGGGATCTGCGAGGTCACCGACTGGGTCTTGGAGATCTTCTTCGACTTCAGCCGCTTGCGCTCCAGCATGTTCATGAAGTCCATGTTGCCGCCGAAGTTGAGCTGGTAGGTGCGCAGCAGTTCGACGCCACGGTCCTCGAACAGCTTGGCCATGACGCGGTGCGTGATGGTCGCGCCGACCTGGGACTTGATGTCATCGCCGACGATCGGCACGCCGGCGTCGGTGAACTTCTGCGCCCACTCCGGATTCGAGGCGATGAACACCGGCAGGGCGTTCACGAAGGCAACCTTCGCGTCCAGGCAGCACTGGGCATAGAACTTGTCGGCCGCCTCGGAACCCACCGGCAGGTAGGAGACCAGCACGTCGACCCGGGCATCCTTGAGCACCCTGACCACGTCGACCGGCTGCTCGTCGGACTCCTCGATCATCTCGCGGTAGTACTCGCCGAGGCCGTCCAAGGTGTGACCGCGCTGGACGGTAATGCCGGTGGGCGGCACATCGGCGAACTTGATGGTGTTGTTCTCGCTGGCACCGATCGCGTCGGCGAGGTCCATGCCGACCTTTTTGGCGTCCACGTCGAAAGCAGCGACGAACTCCACGTCTCGAACGTGGTAGTCGCCGAACTGCACGTGCATCAGCCCCGGCACCCGCAGGCTCGGGTCGGCGTCCTTGTAGAACTCGACCCCCTGGACGAGGGAGGCGGCGCAGTTACCAACGCCGACGATGGCTACACGAACGGAACCCATAACTGGGTGCTCCTTACTCGGCGGATCAGTGTTGGGGAAGGTGGGTTTGCGCTTCGACGTCTGTGCTGCGCTCGGTCGCGATGAGCTCGTTGAGCCACCGGACCTCGCGCTCCACGGATTCCAAACCGTGCCGTTGCAGTTCGAGGGTGTAGGCGTCCACCCGCTCCGCGGTGCGCCGGCCGGCGCCCGCGCGGAAGGTGTCCGCGCGCTCCTCCAGGCGCCGGCGGCGGCCCTCGAGGATGCGCAGTCGCACCGGGGCGTCGGTGCGGCCGAAGAATGCGAAGCGGATGCCGAACGAGTCGTCGTCCCACTCCTCGGGCCCGCAGGCGCTCATCAGTTCGGCGAAGTGCTCCTTGCCGTCCGCGGTGAGCTTGTAGACGATCTTGGCCCGCTTGCCGGCCAGCGCCGGAACCCTGGCTTCGGGGGTCTCCTCGATGATCCAGCCGGTGCCCACCAGGGACTTCAAGCAGGGGTACAGCGAGCCGTAGGAGATCGCGCGCAGCGTGCCCAATAGGCTGTTCAACCGCTTGCGCAGCTCGTAGCCGTGCATGGGCGACTCGTGCAACAGACCGAGCACCGCGAGTTCGAGCACGCCGCTGCGCTTGCTCATACTCGCTCCCTTCGCCCGGCTTGGGTGTGATTGCTCGATGTATCGGCTCGATATATCGAAGCCTGTAGCGCACCCTAGGGGGTCAGGGCGCTCGCCGGCAAACTCCGGGTTCGGTGTGTTGTCTGGAGTGACTCACCTGCCGGAAGTAACCAGAGTGTTTCCCAGCGGCTCTGGTGACCGGCCGGTAGGACTACTCTGCTGCGCCATGTGGTCCCAACGGTTGCACGTCGACTACGCGCTGCAGCGGCGCGCGACGTTGCAGGCGTTGTTCTACGGCGGGGCGCTGACCAGCATCGATGTCTGCGACGCAGATCCGTACCTGTTGCGCGCTGCCCGCCATCACGGCGAGCTGACCGAATCGCGGTGCCCGGTGTGTCGGCGTGGCCCGCTGACCCACGTCACCTACGTGTTCGGCGACGAGCTGGGGTCCTATTCGGGCCGAATCAGGGCCACTGTCGAGCTGGAACCGATGGCCCACGAGTATGGCGAGTTCCGGGTGTACGTGGTCGAGGTATGCCAGACGTGTTCCTGGAATCATTTGAGTTCGTCGTTCGTCCTCGGCGATGGGATGCCACGAAGTCGGCCCCGTCGTCGGGTCGCCGAGGAGTAGCCACCGCATGAATCTCTTCCGTCGCGGGCGCAAGCAACAGGCGCCGGCCAGCGGACCGCTGCACCCCGACGACAATCAGTGGTTCCGGCCGGCCGAGCCGACCAACCGGGGTGCCAAGAAGCGGAAGTCCGCCGCCAAGCGCCCGGTACAGCTGATGCAGCAGACCCAGCCCGTGCCGCGTCCGGTCACCCCGGACGACGAGACGCAGACCATCACCCCGCCGCCGGACTGGCTGGACGACACCACCCAGATTCCCCGGGTCGACGGGTCCGCGCCCGCGGCAGCGGGCGGTGCGGGGGGCACCCGGGCCGCGGCGAAGAAGGCCGCGCCGCGGCCGCCACGGCGCAAGCGCAGCAAGCTGCGCCGGGTGGCCTGGGGCACGCTCACCCTGCTCACGCTCGGCTTCATCGTGGTCCTGGTGGCCTACGCGCGCATCACCATCCCGGACGCGAACGCGGCTGCGGTGCGCCAGACCACCCGGGTCTACTACGCGGGCGGCAGCGAGGAGATCGGCCGTTTCGGTGACGTCAACCGCACCGAAGTAACGCTGGACAAGATGCCGCAGTCGTTGCGGGATGCGGTATTGGCCGCGGAGAACCGCAACTTCTATTCCGACAGCGGCATCTCGCCCAAGGGCATCACCCGCGCGCTGTGGGTGAACTTGCGGGGCGGCAGTGCCCAGCAGGGTGGCTCGACGATCACCCAGCAGTACGTGAAGAACTACTACCTGACGCCGGCGCGCACGCTCAAGCGGAAGGTCCGCGAGGCGCTGCTGTCGATCAAGATCGACCAGAAGCTGTCCAAGGACCAGATCCTCGAGGACTACCTCAACACCATTTACCTGGGCCGTGGCGCGTATGGGGTGCAGGCCGCGGCCAAGGCCTACTTCGGCGTCGACGTCAGCCAACTGACGCCGGGTCAATCGGTGCTGCTGGCCTCGATCATTCGCGCCCCCAGCCGGTACGACCCAAGTGACAAAGAGGGTCTGGGGCTGCTCAAGGCGCGGTGGGCCTACGTGGCCGACGCGATGGTGGCGACCCACACCCTCAACCCGCAACAACGGGCCGCGCTGGTGTTCCCGAAGTTCCCCAAGCAGGCGCAGTCGCAGAGCCGTTACGGCGGACAGCGCGGCTACATCCTCACCACGGTGCGCAACGAGTTGCTGGCCCGCGGGCTGAGCAGGGAACAGATCGACAACGGCGGCTACCGGGTGGTCACCACGCTGGACAAGCAGGCGCAGGAGTCCGCGCTGGCCGCGGTGGCCAAGGAGTTCCCGAAGACCAAGAACAAGGGCCTGCGGGTCGGCCTGGTCGCCGTGCAGCCGAAGACCGGCAACGTCATGGCGATGTACGGCGGCAAGGACTTCCTCGGCAAGGACCGGTACGCCCAGGTGAATGCCGCGTACTACCCGATCCAGCCGGGTTCCACGTTGAAGATCTTCACCACCGCGGCGCTGCTGGAGAACGGCTACACCATGGACAGCGTGTTCACCGGGAATTCCCCGCTGCACCTGCCCGGCTCCAAACCGGTGCGCAACGAGTTCAACAAGAGCTACGGCTCGGTCACCCTGCAGCGGGCGCTGGACGAGTCGATCAACACCGCGTTCGTCCAGGCCACCTTCAAGCTCGGCTCGGCCAAGGTGCGCGACGCCATCGAGGCGGCGGGCATTCCGCACGACACCCCTGGTCTGGAGACCAACGCCCGCATCACCCTGGGTATCGCCTCGGTGCGTCCGGTGCTGGTCGCCGACGCGGTGGCCACGTTGTGCGGCGGTGGCATCCACGCCGAGCAGCACATCGTGGACAAGGTCTACGCCACCAATGGCGGCGAGGCGCCGCTGCGCAAGCCGGTGATCTCGCCGAACCCGGTGTTCCCGCCCGAGGTGGTGTCGAAGACCATCGCGGCGATGGAGGACGTGGTCAAGCACGGCACCGGCACCGCGGCGCTGAAGCTGCATCGCCCGGTGGCCGGCAAGACCGGGACGCACCAGAGCCTGACCGCGTGGTTCTCGGGCTGCACCCCGCAGTTGGCCGGGTCGGTCGTCTACTTCAAGGGCGACGGCACGAAATCCCTGGACGGCGTCGCCGGCCTGCCCACGTTCTTCGGTGCGGTGTATCCGGCGGCGACCTGGACCACATTCATGAAGGGCGCCCTGCGCGGGCAACAGGTGGAGAAGTTCCCGGTGGCCACCGCGGACGGTCAGGGACAACCGACGGCCAACCCGAACCAGATCAGCGGCTCGCAGCCGGTAGCGCCGCCCGAGGGCGGCACCGTGCTGCAGTTCCCGGGCTTCGACAACGGCCCGAGCAGCTACACGCCGGCGCCGAAGGTCACCCCGACCCCGACGGCCACCGGGAAGTCGACCGCGAAGCCGAGTGCGAAACCGGTCACGGTGACCAGCGCGGTCTGCACCAACGACCGCAAGAAGGCGACGCAGTCCGTGCCGTACGACGCGCGATGTAGCGCGGACGGCCGGCTCGGAAAGACCGGTGGCGGGGCACCGGCGGCGCGCGGGGGCGCGCCACCACCGACCTGACCTCCTCCATGCGACACGATGGGACCCGTGCCCGGCCAGCTCGTGTTCCCGACCCGGGACGACCCGACGATCGCCGCCGGCTGCGAGGTACTCGGCGGGCCCATGGGTCGCCGGGCGACGTCGAGCAGAAGCTGGTGGACGCCACTGCGGGTGGTGCTCGCGCTGGCCGTCGTCGCTCTGGCGCTGGGCGTGGTGGAGCGCGAGCCGTGCCGGGCGCACGCGTGGAGTCGCGCGGACGGACAGCAGTACGCGCACGCCTGTTACTCCGACATCCCGCACCTGTATCGGGAACGCGGCTTCGCCAGCGGTGACGTGCCCTACTTCGACCACGGTGACCACCAGCCGTTGGAGTACCCGGTGCTCACCGGGGCCTTCATGCAGGTGGCCGCGGAAATCGTGAAGCCGTTGGCCGGCACCGGGGTCGACGTACGGGCGGTGCGCTTCTATGACGTCAACGCCGTGCTGCTGGGGTTGGCCGCGTTGGTCGCGATCGCGGCCACCGTGGGCCTGGCCGGGCGAAGACCGTGGGACGCCGCGCTGGTCGCGGTGTCCCCGGTGCTCGCGCTGGACGCCACCATCAACTGGGACCTGTTCGCGGTGGCGTTGACCATGCTGTCGATGCTCGCCTGGGCCCGTCGACGACCCGGAGTTGCCGGCCTGCTGTTGGGTCTGGCGGTCTCCGCGAAGTTCTATCCGGTGGTGCTGCTGGTCCCGTTCGCCGCGCTGTGCCTGCGGGCCCGACGGCTGCGCGAGTTCGGCGCGCTGCTCGGCGGTGGTGTGGTGGCCTGGCTGGTGGTGAACCTGCCGGTGGCCTTCGCGGCCACCGACGGGTGGAGGGAGTTCTACACGTTCAGCGCGCACCGCGGCGCGGACTTCGGGTCGGTTTGGTACGTGCTGCAGCAGGCCGGGCATCCGGTGGCCGCGCTGAACACGGTCACCTCGGCGTTGACCATCGCGGGGCTGGCCGGGGTGGCGGCGCTGGCCTGGCTCGCCCCCGCGCCGCCGCGGTTGGCCCAGTTGTGCTTCCTCGCGGTGGCCGTGTTCGTTCTGGTCAACAAGGTCTGGTCGCCGCAGTACGCGCTGTGGTTGCTGCCGCTGGCCGCGCTGGCCCGTCCGCGCTGGCGTGACCTGTTGATCTGGCAGACCGGGGAGACGATCTACTTTCTCGGGGTCTGGTTGTACCTGCTCGGTGGCTATGACCGTGGTCTGTCGCAGAACGGGTACGGGGCGCTGGTCATCCTGCGGTTGGCGTCACTGCTCTACCTGGTCGTGCTGGTCGTTCGGGACTGCTTGGAACCGCGCCACGACCCGGTGCGGGCACAGGACTGGTCCGACCCGGCCGGCGGGGTGTTGGAGCCGGCGCGGTGAGTGTGTCGGTGGCGGGCCGGTCGGTGCGGGCACGGCCGGGTGACGTCATCGCGCTACGGCTGTGGTTGCTCAGCCGGGTGGCGGTGTTCGCGTTGGTGTCCGCGGCCGGGTGGTTGTTCGCCGACCGGGCCGCGCGCAGCCCGGTGCACTACCTGGACCGGTGGACGCAGTGGGACACTGTCCACTACGTGACCATCGCGCACTGGGGTTACGGCGGGGACCCGCGCACCGGCCCCCAAGTGCCGCTGGAGGCGTTCTTCCCGGGCTTCCCGCTGACGATGCGCGCCGTGCACGAAGTGCTGGGCATCGGGTACGTGGCCGCCGGGCTGTTCATTTCGTTGGTGGCGAGTGGCATCGCCATCGTCGCGTTGGCCCGGCTGGCCGCGGACGAGGCGGGCGGCGGCGCCCTCGGGGATCTGCTCGCCGAACGCACCGTGCTGCTGTTCCTGCTCGCGCCATCGGCGATCTTCCTGGCCGCTGCCTACACCGAGGCGCTGTTCCTGGCCTTCGCGTTGCCCGCCTGGCTGGCGGCGCGGCGCGGCCGGTGGTTGATCGCCGGGTTGTGCACGGCGGGTGCGAGCAGTGTGCGGGTCACCGGGTTGTTCCTCGCGGTGGCCCTGGTTGTGGAGTTCCTCACCGCGCGCGACGGGCGCCGGCGTTGGCTGCAGGCGCCATGGTTGCTGCTCGGCTTCGCGCCGGTCGCCGCGTACTTCGCCTACCTGCACCACCGCACCGGGGACTGGCACGCCTGGCAGCACGCGCAGGAACGCGGCTGGTACCGCGACTTCCACTGGCCCTGGCAGGCGCTGCGGATCACCTGGCACAACGCGCACGGCGGCAACCAGACCACCGACTTCGAGTGGATGTTCCGCGCCGAGATCCTCGCCGTCGCCATCGGGATCGCGTTGCTGGTCTGGTTGCTCCGGCACCGGCGGTGGGGGGAGTCCACCTACATCGCGTTGCAGCTCTACGCGTTCACCACCGGCATGTGGTTCTTCTCGGTGCCGCGGGCGACGTTGCTCTGGTGGCCGTTGTGGACCGGCCTTGCCGCCTGGTCGCTGCGTCGACCGGCCGTGCTGCAGGGGTATCTGACGGTGTTCGCGCCGTTCTCGGTGGTGCTCACCCTGTTGTTCTGCACCGGGAGATGGGCGGGCTGAGTTGCCGTGGCATGCTCGCCGCATGGAGCACCGGGAGTACCTGGACGGCCTGCATACGCAGATCACCGGCATGGCCGCGGACCTGCAGGGCAAGGACCCGAGCACGACGGTGTCAACCTGTCCGGACTGGGATCTCGCCGAGTTGATTCGGCACACCGGTCGGGTGCATCGCTGGGTTACCGAGATCGCGCGCACCCGATCTCTGGAATACGTCAACTGGAAGAAGCTCGAGCTCGGGCTACCCGAGGACCCGTCGGGGTTGTCGGAATGGTTGGCGGCGGGTGCGGACCCGCTGATCGAGGTGCTCTCCGCGGCGGACCCGGCGACGCCACTGTGGTCGTTCGCGCCGGACGCCGGCGTTGGCTGGTGGACGCGACGACAGCTGCACGAGACGACCGTGCACCGCACGGACGGGCAGTTGACGGTCGGGGAGTCGCCGGAGATCCCCGCCGCGGTGGCGCTGGACGGCGTTGAGGAATTGCTCGGCGTGATGTTCCCGGCGGTCGGGTCGGCCAAGCGCGCCGCGGAGCTGGGCCGGGCCGGGGATTCGGTGCACCTGCACGCCACCGATGCGCCCGGCGAGTGGACGATCACGCTGACCGAGGACGGGTTCAACTGGGACCGCGGGCACAGCAAGGCCACCGTCGCGGTGCGCGGTGCGGCCGAGGATCTGTATCTGCTGATGTGGAATCGCCGCCGGTTGGCCGATGCGGAGCGCTTCGAGACGTTCGGCGACGCGGCATTGATGGACGCCTGGTTGGCCGCGACCGGCTTCTAGCGAAGGAGACACCGATGCAAGGTCCCGGTCAGATTCTGCCCGCGGCGGCGGCGAGGTGGCCCGCCAAGACCGCGCTGATCACCGCGACGCGGTCGCTGACCTACGCCGAACTCGACGACGCCTCAAGCCGGTTGGCCTGTGGCTTGTTGCGCCGGGGCGTGCAGCCGGGGCGGGTCGTCTCGCTGTACGGGCCGAACTCGTGGCAGTGGGTGGTCGCCTACCACGGCATCGTCAAGGCCGGCGCAGGGTCCTGGCTGACGTAGCGTCAGTTACAGGTGGCGGTCAAGACTCCGGACGAGAACTGGCAGCTGCGGCTCGTCGTGGAAGCCCAACCGCCGACGTAGGTCTTGATCGTGACACCGATGCTCGCGGCGATGATTGTGCGGCGCTTCACGGCGCGGCTCCAGTCGGATGATCTTCAGGACTTGCCGGAATCGATAACGGCCGAGCCCCGTTAGTACCCGCCCAACGGTGCCGGGCTCAGCCCGGCGCCATGTCCACGAACCGGGAGTAGTGCCCCTGGAATGCGACGGTGACCGTCGCGCACGGACCGTTGCGGTGCTTGGCCACGATCAGGTCGGCCTCTCCCGCCCGCGGCGACTCGCGCTCGTGCATGTCCTCGCGGTGCAGCAGCACCACGATGTCCGCGTCCTGCTCCAGGGAGTTGTGCACGTTGACGCCGTCGGCGACGAAGTTGTGCGTGCCGAGCACGGTGGCGTCGTAGACGGTCTGCTCGCCGAGACTCTCCACCGATTCCACGGTGTCCCAGGAGACGTCGTTGGTGGCGAGCACGTCGAGGTCCGCGTCGTCGAGGATGTCCGCGACCCGGGCGAGTCGTTCCCGACCGGGCGCCTGCTTGACCATCGTCGATCCGCAGGGCTGGGTACTCCCGTCCGCCGCGAACGGACCGTCGATTCCCGGTTCGACCAGGGCCTGGCGGACCTGCCCCCAGACCGCCTGCGGCACGCTGTCCACGTTGCCGTTTCCACACACTTCGGCCAGCGCGGTGCGCAGTTCGGCCACGGCGGCACCCGCAGTGCCGTGCACGCCGATGTCCGAGCAGAACCGCAGTTGGTTCTCGGCGCCGTGAATGTGTAGGCGATAGCTATCCCGGCGGCCGGGCCTGTGCATGGCCTCGATCCGAGAAAAGATGTTGAACCGCAGCAGCAAGCGGGCGAGGTCATCGACCAGGCGCCGCGACGTCGAGCTGTAGTAGATCCGCGATTGTTCGGGGCGGGCGTCCGGGCGCACTGAGCAGTCGGTCGCCCAGAGGTGCCGCAGGAAGGTGCGGACCTGGCGCTTGGGCAGTCGGAATACGTCCGCCGGGACGAACTTGTCGTGGCTGCGCGAGCGCCCGAGGAGGTGGGCCAGCAGCAGCACCTCCTCCTCGTCCCGGGCCACCGGCTGCAGCGGTGGCGGCACGTGCCGGAGCACGCCGATCCGAGTGCCCGCGGCCAGATCCCCCAGTGCCCGCCAGCCGTCGTAGGTGAGGAAGGGGTGGTTCGCGGTGGCGCTGATCTGGCGACCGGAGGCGAGCTTGAGGCGGTAGACCTCCTTCACCCCGCTGGGGAAGACGTGGGTCATCGTGCGCGGTACCAACTTGAGTCGGTCGTCCAGCGACCAAACCGGGATGTCCCGGCTGCCGGCGACGAGCAGGTCGCCGAGGGAGACCTCGGCACCGGTGTCGGCCCGCATGAGCCGGGTGTCGGCGGTCAGGCATCCGGATTCGCGTAGGTCGGAGAGCAGCGGCTTCTTGTCGGTGCGTTGTTCGGGGCCACGGTTGAGCTGGGAGAGCGCCACCACCGGCACCTCGAGCTCCTTGGCCAACAGCTTCAGCGACCGGGAGAACTCCGAGACCTCCTGCTGGCGGGACTCGACCTTCTTGCCCGAGCTCATCAGCTGCAGGTAGTCCACGATCACCAGCGACAGGTCGTGGCGCTGCTTGAGCCGGCGGGCCTTGGCGCGGATCTCCATCATGGTCATGTTCGGCGAGTCGTCGATGAACAGCGGCGCCGAGGACACCTCTCCCATCCGCCGGGCCAGCCGCGTCCAGTCGTCGTCGGACAGCGTGCCGGAGCGGATGTTCTGCAGCGACACCCGTGCCTCGGCGGAAAGCAGCCGCATGGTGATCTCGTTGCGGCCCATTTCCAGGGAGAAGATCACCGCGGTGCGCCCGTGCTTGATCGACGCCGCGCGGGCGACGTCCAGGGCCAGGGTTGAGTTGTGCGTCGGGATCATCGAGCGCCCGGCGATGAACAACCCGTCCGGTGCGGCGACCTGGATGCACCGCACGGGCACACTCGCCACTGGGCGGACGTCGACGATGAAACGGGAACCGGCCCGCGGCGGGGTCTTGGAGCCGTACCGGTCCTTGTGCGTGCGTTGCTTGCGCTCCAGCCGGAACACCACATCCGGCGTGGTGAAGGTCAGGGTGTAGGCGATCGACGAGCGCTCCGTTGCTCCGCGGACCCGCCGGGTAGACATGCCGCAGCGGTAGCCCAGGCTGACGATCAACTCGCGCACGTCCGCGGCCAGGCGGGGACTCGTGCTGGTGAACTGAGGTGATCCCCCGGCGCTGACCGTTCCGTCGGTGTCCAGCAACCCGGCCAGCAACGCGCGCCGTTGCGACTCGGAGGCCCGCAGATAGAGATCCGGGATGTGCTTGTTGTCGAGCACGCCCATGGTGCGCAGCAGCGCCTGCGGGGTGCCGGTCTGACGCCAGCACAGCTCGCACTGGCTTCGCCGGACGGTCCGGAGCCGACGCCCGCAGATGCAGATGGGCGGCCTTACCGGAGCGGTCGATCGTGCCCGAGCACCGCAAGTGCGTCCGCAGGTGCGGACCTCGGGTTGCTTCGGGACGAACGAGGCGCCGCAGACCACGCACTCCCGTGCCGCCGTAGCGGGCGGCTCGGGCCAGCGCAGCCCGTAGCCGTACTTCCCGGATCCGGGGCGGACCATCATGCCCTCGGCCTCGAGGTGCATGACGAGCTCGACATCCGCGGTGGTGATCCGGGCGCCGGCGCTGTGCCCGTCACCCAGCCAGACGCCGAGCACGTAGGGCGGCAGCGGTAGGTCCCGCTCGGGCAGGGCCAAGGGGCGGGCGTTGTGGATACTGTGGTTGAGCCGTCGGTCCGTCGTCGCGCAACGCAGCGTGGTCGCGATGGTGGCGGTGGTGCGGACCTCGGCGAACGTGCGCTGGTTGCGGTACCGGTGGTAACCGAT encodes the following:
- the dnaB gene encoding replicative DNA helicase → MVAEQCVLGGMMLSKDAIADVVETVRGADFYRPAHQLVYDAVLDLYGRGEPVDAVTVAAELTKRGEIARVGGAHYLASLISTVPTAANAGYYARIVRDRAVLRRLVEAGTRITQMGFSADGEVDDIVDAAQAEIYAVTERRSSEDYLPLSAIMEGTLDEIESIGNSGGGMTGVPTGFAGLDELTNGLHGGQMVIVAARPAVGKALALDTPVPTVDGWTTMGQLAVGDDVIGADGQPTRVVAATDVMRGRPCYEVEFDDGSVITADAEHLWLTETRASRKSRQAAAIGYHRYRNQRTFAEVRTTATIATTLRCATTDRRLNHSIHNARPLALPERDLPLPPYVLGVWLGDGHSAGARITTADVELVMHLEAEGMMVRPGSGKYGYGLRWPEPPATAARECVVCGASFVPKQPEVRTCGRTCGARARSTAPVRPPICICGRRLRTVRRSQCELCWRQTGTPQALLRTMGVLDNKHIPDLYLRASESQRRALLAGLLDTDGTVSAGGSPQFTSTSPRLAADVRELIVSLGYRCGMSTRRVRGATERSSIAYTLTFTTPDVVFRLERKQRTHKDRYGSKTPPRAGSRFIVDVRPVASVPVRCIQVAAPDGLFIAGRSMIPTHNSTLALDVARAASIKHGRTAVIFSLEMGRNEITMRLLSAEARVSLQNIRSGTLSDDDWTRLARRMGEVSSAPLFIDDSPNMTMMEIRAKARRLKQRHDLSLVIVDYLQLMSSGKKVESRQQEVSEFSRSLKLLAKELEVPVVALSQLNRGPEQRTDKKPLLSDLRESGCLTADTRLMRADTGAEVSLGDLLVAGSRDIPVWSLDDRLKLVPRTMTHVFPSGVKEVYRLKLASGRQISATANHPFLTYDGWRALGDLAAGTRIGVLRHVPPPLQPVARDEEEVLLLAHLLGRSRSHDKFVPADVFRLPKRQVRTFLRHLWATDCSVRPDARPEQSRIYYSSTSRRLVDDLARLLLRFNIFSRIEAMHRPGRRDSYRLHIHGAENQLRFCSDIGVHGTAGAAVAELRTALAEVCGNGNVDSVPQAVWGQVRQALVEPGIDGPFAADGSTQPCGSTMVKQAPGRERLARVADILDDADLDVLATNDVSWDTVESVESLGEQTVYDATVLGTHNFVADGVNVHNSLEQDADIVVLLHREDMHERESPRAGEADLIVAKHRNGPCATVTVAFQGHYSRFVDMAPG